One stretch of Clostridium sp. Marseille-P299 DNA includes these proteins:
- a CDS encoding DUF6715 family protein: protein MEKKKRKTGKNYLAFMIVGIIVIGGYFFISKVTESAKNTAANQTEAEHLISKDLKTSYPATPKEVVKLYSRYTKCLYSGDVNDKEIEQLVNQVRIMYDKELLDNNPLEEYLYDLKLDIADYRSYDRKITSYKVNSSNSAVTWTEDGIDYARMSVSYTTKEGSSYFKTYEEFLLRKDENSEWKIVGFREVESDEPK from the coding sequence ATGGAAAAGAAAAAACGAAAGACAGGGAAAAATTATCTTGCGTTTATGATTGTTGGTATTATCGTTATCGGCGGTTATTTTTTTATATCAAAAGTAACAGAAAGTGCAAAGAATACGGCAGCCAATCAAACGGAAGCGGAGCATTTAATTAGTAAAGATTTAAAAACATCATATCCTGCAACGCCAAAAGAGGTAGTTAAATTATATAGCAGATACACAAAGTGCTTGTATAGTGGGGATGTGAATGATAAAGAGATTGAACAGTTAGTAAATCAAGTACGTATCATGTATGATAAAGAATTACTTGATAATAATCCGTTGGAGGAATATCTGTATGATTTGAAGCTAGATATTGCCGATTATCGATCTTACGACAGGAAAATTACAAGTTATAAAGTAAATTCTTCAAATAGTGCCGTTACATGGACGGAAGATGGAATTGATTACGCTAGGATGAGTGTATCCTATACAACAAAAGAAGGTTCATCTTATTTTAAAACGTATGAAGAGTTCCTTTTAAGGAAGGATGAAAACTCTGAATGGAAAATCGTAGGTTTTCGTGAAGTAGAATCAGACGAGCCTAAATAA
- a CDS encoding ribonuclease Z, with product MLDVCLLGTSGMMPLPGRWLTALMTRLNGSSLLIDCGEGTQIAIKEKGWSFHSIDVICFTHYHGDHISGLPGLLLSMGNAERTEPVTVIGPKGLERVVNALRVIAPELPFELKFIELTQSHETIEIKDYVIEAFRVNHNVTCYGYSLLVKRAGRFLPEKAQQNNVPKELWSKLQKGATIEKNGQVYTPDLILGPPRKGIKVTYCTDTRPVDAIVENAAESDLFICEGMYGEKGKEVKALEHKHMTFYEAANLAKRANVKELWLTHYSPSLIYPEEFMKDTREIFAAAKAGKDKKSITLEFDKNE from the coding sequence TGCTTGATGTATGTTTGTTAGGAACGAGTGGAATGATGCCGTTACCAGGAAGATGGTTGACCGCATTAATGACACGATTAAATGGAAGTAGTCTTTTGATTGACTGTGGAGAAGGTACACAGATTGCAATCAAAGAAAAAGGATGGAGCTTTCATTCTATAGATGTAATATGTTTTACTCATTACCATGGTGATCATATTAGTGGATTACCAGGATTATTATTATCAATGGGCAATGCAGAAAGAACAGAGCCTGTAACAGTTATCGGTCCAAAGGGATTAGAACGTGTGGTAAATGCACTTCGCGTTATTGCACCGGAATTACCATTTGAACTTAAATTTATAGAGTTAACACAATCTCATGAGACAATTGAGATAAAAGATTATGTGATAGAAGCTTTTCGAGTGAATCATAATGTAACTTGTTATGGCTACAGTCTATTGGTAAAAAGAGCAGGTAGATTTTTACCTGAAAAAGCACAACAAAACAATGTGCCAAAGGAACTATGGAGTAAGTTACAAAAAGGTGCTACGATAGAAAAAAATGGACAAGTTTATACGCCAGATTTAATTTTAGGACCTCCAAGAAAAGGAATAAAGGTTACTTATTGTACAGATACAAGACCTGTTGACGCAATTGTTGAGAATGCTGCGGAATCGGACTTGTTTATATGCGAAGGCATGTATGGAGAAAAAGGAAAAGAAGTAAAAGCGCTAGAACATAAGCATATGACATTTTATGAAGCTGCGAATTTGGCAAAGAGAGCGAATGTTAAGGAGTTATGGTTAACTCACTATAGCCCATCATTAATATATCCTGAGGAGTTTATGAAGGATACAAGAGAAATCTTTGCAGCAGCGAAAGCGGGGAAAGATAAGAAGAGTATTACTTTAGAATTTGATAAAAATGAGTAA